The DNA window TTTGTCATGTACTTGTATGTTTTTTTGGTAATTAGAGCATCATAGTAGCAGTTAGTGTTGCTGCCTTACAGCTCTCGGGTCTGGAtgtgtttctgtgtggagtttgccaAGTACTTTCTCCCACCTTCAAAAGACAATATACAGgttaatgtgtttgttttatgtGGCCCGCGGTTGGTTGGTGTTCCATCCAAGAAATAGTCCTGCTTTGCACCCCGTTTCAGAAACAGAGTCTGGTTTGCCATGAGCTTTATGAAGAACAAGTAGATTTCTGATGAAAGGATGGATATTTACTGTAAAAACACATAACTGAATGGTCTTTGATACACTTAAATTTTTCCTTAAATATTGTTTAGCTGTTTTTCCTATAAAgtggaatgtactgtaatttaacaTAAACAACACAATGTTGCTGAAGCCCTGTATTACCTTTAAGGCTACAGTGATTTGTATAGCAGCCAAAGATGTTAAATGTTAGGCCTtcttagaaaaaatgcaaaactcaTCACTTTGCATTGGGTcagacatatttttttcttgtattaaaaaaaaagtttgaacaATAAAAGAGTCATCCAAAGGATTAAGTCTTGTACCACAAACCTGTGCCCCGGAGAACAAATTTAATCAAAGATAATGCTTGTACTTCCTATCTCTTCCAGGTGGTCAGTTTGCGTAGAGACACCTATGAATACAAAGAGGTAGCCAGACTCTTTGAAAGGACAATGACTTCAGTGATGATTCAGGCAATTAAGAGAATTCAGAACTTAGACCTATGGGAGTTTTTTTGCAGGTAAGTATTATGAATAGTTATTCTGTGGTTATTgatactgttgtaacagaaagaataaggttctggatcccgagatgaagttaaacagatgagtttattgcatgcaaggaacaatacagccaaagtcttgtttcccgcaagaaacaacaaaaccaaaatattgttcaaagtgccggtacaaactttaggtttatatagtccttccttgctgctctgACGTCATTCGTTcttatggtaaagaggggggtcatggtatttggccagttaagagaccctggccaaatggtcagtttaagattacgtcCCCCAGGGGGTTCTtagctggcatctggaatccttatcagttaaccccctttcctgccataaactccagcttgttgtttagaagtctaaacctcatacagaaaaggatttaatttaaacccgtcttcacatctttcttcaatacTATGTCAACATGTactatcaatattaataatacatcaGTGTGTTTATTTAGATATTATTGGATAAATTAGAATAACTCTGTGGTGAACCAGATCCTAACAGGAGTAGTAGACACCTTTAACAAGGTGGGGCCACACTGTGAATGGGACACCAGTGCATCGCACAGATAAATTGGAATTATAATAGTCTGTATTCTATAAAACACTGTACATTGAAATTCTTTGAAAGAAGGGGAGAGGAtaatcatttgaaaaaaaaacaacaatgtagCAGAGAACAAGCCATTCGAGGCCATGAATGTCAGATGTTTTAGGATCAATTTGAAACTCAATTGTAACACAATGCACAGTAAGAAAAAGAGACGTATTGACATCAGACTGAGACATAACCCTGGCTACTCTGTTCTGAACATGTTGTACTAAGTTTAGACAACTCTTCAAACTCCTTTTAAGAGTGTGTTACAGTTATCTGTATTAGAAAATACATAAATGTTTCACTTTCACCACATAAGCCACAGGTAGAACATAATGCAGCAAGGAATTATCCCTAAATTGGAAAATCAATGTATTGGTCAATAGGGGCCTTGAATAGccaatatgttttcattttagagTAAAACTTAAAGTGTTGCATCAAAAAAAATAACCTTAGTCATAATCTAAGAAACTTTCCTTACATTAAGTTCTTTTTCTAAAGGAAAAAGGCCCAACTGAGAAAGATAAAACATGCTGAAGACATCGAAGAAAGAATGCTGTTCCATGGCACCAGCCCTTATGTAACCCATGCGATATGCACACACAATTTTGACTGCAGGTTAAGTGGCAGCCATGGGCATGTTTTTGGAAAAGGTAGGCAGATGTTGAGGTTTTCCCAAAAGTGATTAGCGGAGAACACTTGTTCtgttagttatttttatttctgaattgaCCATAAGAAGATGGACATTTGTGTCATCAAAAATCAAGATTACCCAGTGGGATTGTCCAGgcatatggaattttaaaatcTGACTGCAGATTTGTGTTCAGAAGTCTTTTTTCTTCAAGTGTTTTTATCTCATTTAGAGAAGAATATTTTctctttctaaaaaaacacctaacatgAATAGTTTCACAATATTTAAACTCCATCAAGATCCTATTACAAAATGAATTGTCTTTGATACCGTAGTGCTCTGTAAAGATATTTTCAGTTTAGCAGCATGTAAATGCATCTTGAGTCTTCTTGTTGCTcagaataaagtttattatccTGTAATGCCTGTGTTTGTGGTTTCATGACAAGACATTAAGCTCTCAGATATATCACATTCTAATCACTGTTTATCATACTAATGATTTTCTActttaaattacaatgaggtttATAAGGACTGGAGGCAAGTTCCAATGAACTCACAAAAGACACTTCCAAGTAAAATACAGGGTATCAATGAAGAACACATTTTAATCTTAAAAGGTGTGACATGCGTACCTCAAAGATGATTGGAATCTTTGGCTTATGTCTTTATGATTTgaatatgcatattttaaaactgcatatTTGTTCACATTTATCAAATTAAATAgcaatcatatttttaaaattaaataaaatacaaattacatGTGTGGCTACATACTGGATAATTAATACTTACTGTGTTGTTACAAATGCAACCACTTAGcattgcagtgtactgtatacagtcaaACAAATTTGTGCATCTGCtatgttttccttttctccCGTTTAGCATAGATAATGTTGACCAATCAGATACTGTACCTAGATTGAATGACTACATATTAAAGTTCTAAAACAGATAGAACAGGGGTCTTGAGGTTCTTGAGTAACTTAACCATAAGGCGTTTAAACAAAATACAGGTACTTTTGCCATAAAATTGAACAGtaaccatttttaaatttaaacacaatgtaaaaaacataaaatgcatcCATCATCACCCTTCCATACATATATtcaaatttattgaaaggtttgATTTATGAGCtgaaatataatgtttttgGATTAATTATAAACACAAGAGCTGCTCCCGTGTATTTATCTGTACTTCATTTACAGTAGCTTCAATCAggtcttttaataaaatactttagcACATCAAGTAATTATTATGTATGTATAGAAATAttgtacatgttttgttttttttaatttggatgtctttttttcctttttttaggaGCATATTTTGCAAGACATGCATCCTACTCTAAGAAATACTGCTGTACTACTCAAAACCACATAAGAACTTTAGAAAACTACAGTGTGGCAAAGCCAGCACCTCTACCTGAGAACACACCTCCCTTTAAGGCAATGTTTCTCGCTCGAGTGCTTGTTGGCGATTACACCATGGGAAAGGAGACCTATTACCGACCGCCATCCAAAGACAAAAGCACTGTGAACCTCTACGACAGCTGTGTGGATGATATCACCCATCCAAATATTTTTGTGATCTTTGATAGCAATCAGATATATCCAGAATATTTAATAGAGTTTTATTGAATGAATGAGGTTTTTTTCCCCTAATGCTTTAATTTGTTATCAGATTATTATGTTTAAATAATCAAAAAAGACTGTACCTTAGATTGCAGTTTTGTCAGTTATTTTcttcttaatgattttttttatttgtggtaATATTAGGCATATACAATTGATTGACCTCTAAAGACTGtattagttatttttatttttacaaagatATTTACtcacaaataaattatttaatttaaacccGTCAAAAATTATTTGTGtaattatgtaaaaaagaaaagagtcaAATGCATTGTATTACTGCAACAGAAATTTTAATACACAGAATGGCttacattaaaatacatgtaGCCTCTCTCAgttccatttttttcctgtgttggaatgttttttttagtgtgCCTTAGTCatagaaaaagaaatgtattgttCTTTTTGTATCAGTAAAGCAGTTAGATTTAGTAGTTAGTAGTTgaaccaaggatctcatccagctgtttcatgaAAGAAACCTGGACATCAGCTTCCAGAACAAtcctgggtaacttgttccatgcTCCTACATCCCTTGGGTGAAAAAGTGCCtcatgttctcagttttaaatgcactttcatgtAGTTTCCATTGTATCTTCTGGTTCGGATTTGCCTGTCCAAATttcctcctggcctttaccagtcatggcctcctaataatccccatctatgaattggcttcatcactctgtcctgatgtgtggtgagcgttctgtgGCTGCCGtggcatcatccagatggatgctgcacattggtggtagtggaggacagtccccattacctgtaaagcactttgagtgtactatccagaaaagcactacagtatatacagtaagtgttaggAATTACTTTCAGATATACTGTGCCTTGGATTTACACTGCCATCTGTCAACCAAAAAAGgaattagttcaagtaggtagctgcgtgcgtcagcatgcataggctgcaaaggaagaggtacagtaataggttttcaccatggaataaaccttta is part of the Lepisosteus oculatus isolate fLepOcu1 chromosome 7, fLepOcu1.hap2, whole genome shotgun sequence genome and encodes:
- the LOC102692894 gene encoding protein mono-ADP-ribosyltransferase PARP11-like gives rise to the protein MFATGRGQDDFAEVEDMDTSDTQWCWFYLADCGVWHMFEVDSSSTCNMTSEVIEKHYRSNQQGVVEFSTAKYTYLLDFSVMKQTNTKTGKQQPIKRALYSVTAFRFICDNLALPVPSHWEFVDTDQPYQVVSLRRDTYEYKEVARLFERTMTSVMIQAIKRIQNLDLWEFFCRKKAQLRKIKHAEDIEERMLFHGTSPYVTHAICTHNFDCRLSGSHGHVFGKGAYFARHASYSKKYCCTTQNHIRTLENYSVAKPAPLPENTPPFKAMFLARVLVGDYTMGKETYYRPPSKDKSTVNLYDSCVDDITHPNIFVIFDSNQIYPEYLIEFY